ataattattattattaggcatATAAGGTTAAAATAAAATCACCTGATATAGAAAATATCTCCTTTTTTCACAAGGTcctttttggtcgttgatgtactAATATGTTAGATCATGCATAGATTTTCCATAAAGAATTATATCCATGATTCACGAATAAAGTAGATTTTAAGGATCTCAGAATTTAACTCTCCGGTCGGGTTCCGTGAATAACCCAGATCGATATGATGATATCGACGGGATGGTTAAATGGTTAAGTCCACCATCGATAACGTTTGTTGATCGATGGCGCCATAAAGGTCGTAGGTTACCGTCGAATCGGACTGACCTGGTAACCTTGAAGTTGAACGATGATGGTTACGTATACTCAGTCCTTAGTGAATCCGACAGAGTTGTAGCTACAAAATGTTGTGTGTGGTTTACGAATgcctagggtttgtatttataggcaaaccgaATCATCCAAGATCGTGTTAATCCATTCTATAACTAACTCCCAATAATATCGGCTATATTTATGGAAAGAATCTTAGCCGGATTTAGACGGGATCTGTTAACCGACTTTAGGAGATGCGCGGACAATCCGCACACCGCATGTTGGCTACGCGCGCAAAAATAGATTTGGTCAACGATTGCGCATTGAATGTGCATTGATTCACCTTGTATGATGCATGTTAGCGCAATTGATTGTGCGAAATCCGCATGCGTGGATATGCGCaagattaatgttaataataaatatactTATGTATCTATTGTATCACacatcaagttcgagtttagaatTCCTTACCGCTCTCAGCTGCTGAACTGATTTGTAAAGCTGCTTTTTGGGGACACAAATGACTATCGCATAATAATCAGGTGTAGTCAATCCATCAACTTTGCGAAAAACTGGACTTATAGTGGGTCCCTACACATTAAAAATACAGTACATTGGATGTATGTTTATTAGCTAAATAAACCTTAACAATATGAATATTACCTGAAGCCCAGATAATGATGGTTGACTCAAAATCCGCTCAGCTACTTCCTCTGCACTGTTTCCTCTCATGTTAGCAACTACCTGAAtgaattatatttaatttaatatacgtAAATAGAGGTGGCAATATGGGCGGGTTGATCAGCTAGGGTAACGGATTAAAAATGTTTCAAGTTAAATGGGTCAATAAATACATATAAACTTACTGTAAATTGATCCAGAGCCCTCAAATGTGCCTCGAATCTTTCTAAAATTTCATGTGTGATGTCCAACAAACCTTTCCGTTCAACTAACGACTTCTTGCTGGCGACCATGACAGCCTGAAAATACTCATACTTAGAAAGATAAACTAACAAATTTAcaatctgaaaaaaaaaaaaaaaaactttcaagTCGGACTAAAAACTTCACCTGGCTCTGTAGTAGTACTCCGCCTTCAATTTCTTTAAGATTGTTTTCTTTCAACGTGGTCCCGCTACTAACAAGATCTACAATAGCGTCAGCTATACCCATCTAACAAAACATGTAAAATCACGTCCACATTAGAATGGTATAATTTGAGAAAGTTGATAGTTCAAATCATATAAGAAAACTTGCAATGACATTTTCACATTAATAGCTCTCCATGTAAGCAAAAAGAAATCTAGTTTTGTGAATAGTACTCAAACAATCTAAGAGCCTCATCAAAGGATGTATGTAGACCTAATCATCTTTTACAATATGGAGACGAatcataaaatatcatttttaataaaaatatatgcATATAAAGTAGTTAAATGAAAGTAATATGTGACAGAACTCAAGTGTTCAACAAAGGACGACTCACTGCAGGAGCTGCTTCCAGTGCTCCATCAGCAGTGGAAAACGCAACATGATGAAGACCATTTTCTTTTAGGAATTTAGGACCCAGCTGCATATTAAAAAACAATGCAAACACCAGATTCAACCTATGGTTTGATAAATAATCCTAGAAAAGAAGATTAAAACAGTGTTACAAAAGAATTTAAATGATTACATATGTGAAACCAGTAGCAACTCTTAGGGGCCTCTCAGCAGTCCACTGACGCATTTGTGCTAACTCCTTGACTGAATTGATGTTCTCGAATATTCCATATTTTGGAATCTAAAGAACGAGGCAAGAATGTCACACGTATAGTTCAGACAATGAAAATATAAGTTACTATTATAAGTCAGCTAATTAAGAATTGTGGATGAGATTGACTTACTGCAAGAGATAAACGACAATCTCCGTATGCAAGAGCATCGTGGACAAGGATCAGATCTTCATTTCCCTACAGAAACAATTCACAAATATAATGTTCAACTGTATGCTATCCAATAAAAAAAACCCTAATGATATATCAAACAAGAACACAAATATAATGTTCTACTGTATGCTatccaattaaaaaaaaaaaaaaaaaaaccctaatgaTATATCAAACAAGAATGCAAACCAAATCATCCATAATTATCCAAAGATATGTGAAAGTAGTAGTAAAACTGAGCTCCGCCATAAGCATGTTATCCCAAGATAGCACATACCCATGCTCTCACTCATCACTGCTGCAGCACATACCAAAGTTTTCGTGGATGATTTGTATGCCTAAAACAGCTACCTAAATAATTGCCTAACAAGGAGTTTGGGATACGTAGGCAAAATCAAAGGTGAAGACAAAGAGAGTAAAAGTGCCTAAGctatgcataaaggcataaagcatcgAGTTGATTATGTACATTAATAGGTTGGCTGTGAAATCCTTCATAAAGTTTTTCTGCTGAACAAATCAACAAAACACACCTTACGAAACAGAGAAAACATATCGTAATATGCTGGTAGCAAAAGTCACAGTTAGAAGTAACTTCACAGCCAAATGTGAAGCAAGGCATGTTCATTCAGTTTAGTACTTTTGCATGTTGAATCCTCTCAATGTGCAATCTCAGATATATGATATTGTTCTTTTAAATAAGATTATCTTAGAAGATCAGTAGCATAATTAGTAGTTTTGACGTTAAACTTACGACTACTCTAAAAAAGTAACTGCTATGCAAGTTATGCTACTTAATACTTATAAGGGAGAGAAAAAGCAGCACATGTTCGTAACTGTTATAACATTACAAATTTAAACAATGATCAAAGGGTAATGTCACTTTAAACTATAATTTTATTACTCAATTAACTAAGGTGTCAACATGAATGCACCACATAGTTCCACATAAACTAAGTCAAAAACAAACAAAAACAGAATATTAGGATAAGCCAAATAGTAAAAAGAGTAATTCTTCATTCGAGGAATATACAACATATTTTTCGTTACATTTTGTTACCTGTCCATATTCGCTAACAGTGTCAAGACCAACAATACCAAGGTCTAAATCTCCTGAAACCAGTTTTCGTACAATGTCTTTTGGACGCTGAAACCAGACTTCTAAATTTGCCAGCTGCAATTACATATCAACAATAAGTCAATTTCAGTAGTATATAATTCAAATTTTTTTGAATAAATGTATATAAATCAGATTATTAATTTCACAACAGGATATAACGTCATTTACACAGTGTTTATACAACAAATATAACATTTAATTTCTTTACTCTAAACTTGTTAAAACATAGCTCCAAAATATAACACATTCATTGTTCTATTAAACCTAAACTTAAACGCAACAATTAACTAAGatatgtatgtataataataaattaataagagATTAATTAAGATAATAACCTGAGGGATGTCTGCAACGTATTGGCGTGGATTCGGATGCCGCACAGATAATTGACAGTCCTTCATAAATTCAAAGTAAGAGAACAATAATCAAATTAAatgtaaaatttatttataaacaaaTTTAAACTATCGATTGAAAgaaatatataacatatactttGAATAGATCGAGTGTATCAGAAGCCATACGACCTTTACTCGGTAAACCTATTCTAATTTCACTTCTCTCCGTCGATTTACTGTCTGCATTTCCGTTAACGACAGTCACCGGCGATGCGACGCAGCGACATGAAACGGTGAATTTGACGGAAGGAGGCGATTGAATGAAACCGACGGAGATGGAGGAAGATTGGTGGAGAAATGGTTGCATGAGTGACATGGCGGCTCAGTTTGTTGTCGGCGACAATTTTGGTAACGGAAGAGGTGTAACGCCGCCGTGAAAGGTATAATGCTGAGTGGATCCTTTTTTGGCGACTTGATGTCCAAGTGGCTTTCTCAAGTGTTCTtgttaatttgttttttttttttaatgttgttACTGTTTGAATACAGTGTAGTTTAATTTTActtttttcatttatttatttgttaaaaaacgAAAATATGCTGAAAGCAAAAAAAATCCATCGAAACTAAAAGAACCCAGAGAGtaaaaattcgagcaaaaattcaAAGTAAATAATACCCAACGGCCTGACCCAAACTGGTAAATCAAAGATGCCTTATCAAATTATTTTAATAGGCAAAAGCCAACCTTTTTTTAGCTCCTTAAGAggcatcgaatgctctcatttgcacTCACACACGCTAGGTAGAAAACTTCAAGGATCGAAtttggttgcttggcaactaattgtgggtcccgggttgcttggcaactaattgcGGGAATCAAGAAAAAAACCTCCCCTCCTCGAAATCGAACTTGAGTTGCTTGACAACTAATCATGTGCTCGCCCTACTAAGGTTCGATACCACTCAGATGGAAGGCTGGTGGTAAGCAAAAGAAGCCCCAGCTACAAACTTCAGCTCCAACAACAAACTACTTTCACCCAAACACACCCTTTATTTAGTTATGAACAAATTAGATTTGGGAATCTGGAACTTCCTCATGTGATTTATAAGCAAACTTGTTAATACAAACTTGTTAAGAACAGAGTAATCTTTGATTACTCTATTCTCAAAGACCAAATTACTTAAGGAAATTCTTGACTGTTGTTACTGGTATTTTTCGTATAAAGTTAGATTTTGATTTTAATTGTAACAAATTTCTTTTTTTTTCTaacaattaaaactaattaattactccgtaataattaattttttattttattcaaactagaaaaaaaaaaaaaaaaaaaaaaaatactacggAGTACTATATTGCTATTCCGCGTTAAACCTAAAAGTTACGGAGTAAAAAACACGCGTGATATCATTCCACGTTAAACCTAAAATTTTGAAGTATATATACACAAATACATATACTTGTTCCAAATTCCAAATTGACTGAAATCATGACGTTATTTCTATTGAAACCCCTCTCCGCGGCCCTTGTAACCACCAAACCCCTCACCGGCATCATACGGCCATCGTAACCACAACACCACCTCCCTTTTATTGCCGCCGTTTTTGGTGGTGGTTGTTGTGTTTCCTTAATTTTCGCTCGATCTTCTTAATATGatatgatgatggtatgttctttAAACTTTTTACATCTCTTTTCTTTAAAGATTATCTTTTGCAAAACGTGGA
The window above is part of the Rutidosis leptorrhynchoides isolate AG116_Rl617_1_P2 chromosome 1, CSIRO_AGI_Rlap_v1, whole genome shotgun sequence genome. Proteins encoded here:
- the LOC139885743 gene encoding ATP phosphoribosyltransferase 2, chloroplastic-like, with protein sequence MSLMQPFLHQSSSISVGFIQSPPSVKFTVSCRCVASPVTVVNGNADSKSTERSEIRIGLPSKGRMASDTLDLFKDCQLSVRHPNPRQYVADIPQLANLEVWFQRPKDIVRKLVSGDLDLGIVGLDTVSEYGQGNEDLILVHDALAYGDCRLSLAIPKYGIFENINSVKELAQMRQWTAERPLRVATGFTYLGPKFLKENGLHHVAFSTADGALEAAPAMGIADAIVDLVSSGTTLKENNLKEIEGGVLLQSQAVMVASKKSLVERKGLLDITHEILERFEAHLRALDQFTVVANMRGNSAEEVAERILSQPSLSGLQGPTISPVFRKVDGLTTPDYYAIVICVPKKQLYKSVQQLRAIGGSGVLVSPLTYIFDEETPRWRELLSKLGL